The following are encoded together in the Malaya genurostris strain Urasoe2022 chromosome 3, Malgen_1.1, whole genome shotgun sequence genome:
- the LOC131438028 gene encoding protein lifeguard 1-like — MAEVPYQNMGNSSQESKNFKADLDPESQVEIRGMTFSEESIRKGFIRKVYLILTMQLVITMAFMSLFVYSEPAKLWTINNPWVGMISLLTMFTVLIIMACCGEMRRKTPHNFIFLGLFTVAQGLMLGIFTIRYEANEVFTAVGITCVICFGLTLFSLQTKWDFTMMGGFLFVGLLVVFIFGIIVAFFPGSAASSVYSACGALLFSLYLIYDTQIMMGGNHKYSISPEEYIFAALNLYLDIINIFLFILRR; from the exons ATGGCAGAAGTACCGTATCAAAACATGGGGAATTCCAGCCAGgagtcaaaaaatttcaaagctGATCTGGATCCCGAAAGCCAGGTTGAAATTCGCGGTATGACTTTCTCCGAGGAATCCATCAGAAAAGGCTTCATAAGGAAAGTGTATCTTATTCTGACT ATGCAACTCGTAATCACTATGGCCTTCATGTCGCTGTTCGTGTACAGCGAACCGGCCAAGCTATGGACCATCAACAACCCATGGGTTGGCATGATTTCCTTGCTAACCATGTTCACGGTGCTAATCATCATGGCCTGCTGTGGTGAAATGCGACGAAAAACTCCTCACAATTTCATCTTTTTGGGACTATTTACTGTAGCTCAGGGACTTATGCTCGGAATATTCACCATCAGATACGAAGCTAATGAG GTTTTCACTGCAGTCGGCATTACATGTGTCATCTGTTTTGGATTGACACTATTCTCGCTGCAAACAAAATGGGATTTTACAATGATGGGGGGATTCCTATTCGTCGGACTTCTTGTTGTGTTTATATTTGGAATCATCGTCGCATTTTTCCCCGGCAGTGCTGCCAGCTCTGTTTATTCGGCATGCGGAGCATTGCTGTTTTCTTTGTATCTCATCTACGATACGCAGATTATGATGGGTGGCAATCATAAGTATTCGATCAGTCCTGAGGAGTATATTTTCGCTGCACTGAATCTGTATTTGGACATTATCAATATTTTCCTATTCATTTTAAGAAGATAA